GACAGCACTAGAGGGCTACTACAGTAATAGAGGTGCAAATCATGAAGATCTTATAGCCTTTTTCCAAATCAAACATCAGCCGCTTAAAGCACCCAGCAGCACAAACTAAAAGACCGATTATTCTAGATTGTTGAACCATATGCCACTACTTTTTCTTTGAGTTTTTTATTCAGAATGACAAAAGGTTGAGCTTAATTTCAAAAACCACATCAAGTAGCTAACAAATCATATTCAGTTTTTTAATTGCAATGCAGCTTTGTATTAGTGCACTAATCATAAAGTAACTTAAGTATACCCCACCTTGAGCTTGATATAGCTAGCCCTGACATAATTATTAGCATCTACTCAAGTCTAAAACACTAGGTATGAAAAGAAGGGCCATCCACACACATGTTATTTCCTTAAATATATTCGAGCAAAATATGTGCACGCGCTTTATTTCTTCTATAGCAACATTCAGAAAGTACAAGGAAAGAGATGCAGCAAAGGCTTCCACTGAAGAATCACTAATGAAACTGAGCTCTTTGTGAAAAAAAAAGGCAAGGCAATAAACCACATGTAGTCCAGTACAACCTACTACTACTCCCTTGCCCTGACGAAAGCCCAGGAGCAATTCATAGAATGATTTTAACTTCACCAAACCTCTGCAAAGCTCATGCTTTGACGCCGAAGTTTGCGCACTTGATGGAGCCCCTTGCAATGTCAATCTCGATCATGTTTTCCTCCTCACTGATCTCCGACAAGATGTCTATGAAGTCCCTCCTGTCAAGAACGAACTCCGGCAGGAAGCCGGCGAGGAGGTCTTGCTCCTTCTTCCAGAGACATTGCTCCTCTTGCCCCACATAGTACCCATCAACAAGGGAGATCTCAATAAGActctcgtcgtcgtcatcatcagacACCGAGACTTCATCAGTCCCCTCTTCGCTCACCTGGCAATCTGAAGACCCCGACAGGCTTCCAGCCGAATCCACCGGCGAATCCTCGGACACCCCATCTTGTGGCACAGTGCTCTTCTCCTGATGAGCAACAACCTCCATGGAAGTTTTGTGGCTGCTGGTTTTCATCAGTTGTCTGAGGTTCGAGAAGAGCAAGGAGAGGCAGGTGGAGATAACCAGCACCAGCAACGCAAGAGAGGAGGACgtggagaaagaagaagaggaataCATACTGTAAAGGCTACACGAAATGAGTAGAAGTGTGAGTTGTATGGCCATTTGGGATCTGGGAAGCATCAAGAACTTGCTCACAATCACAAGGGCAAGAAGGGCTTTAGTGGCCCAAATGATGCAGCGATGCTAAAGAAGAAAGAAGCCATGATGAGGCACAGCATGGAACAAGGAATTGCTGCTGCTTCCTTTACAATAACAAACCTGCACAGGGAAAGCAAAGGTTGTGTGCTTGTCTATCAAATGGATTTGTGAATTGACACAAAGAGGAAAAGAGAGACCAGAGAGGGAGGAGGAGTAGGGCTCACCATCTAGGACGCGTATGCCGCAAATATTTAATCTGAAACTGATGGACGTAAAGGTAACTGCAACAGTTAATTAATGCTTAGAAAACTGAAACTTTCTGGTGAACTGTTACCAGTGCTGCAGTGCACACCCCATGTCCTTTTGTGAAGCTGTAGGTTAAGTTATTAAGAGGTAACTGTTGGCTTGGCATCATGGTCAGAGAGTTGTTAAGTGCTGCTTGACAGAAATATTTAAGGCGTGGTCCATCCATGGTTCCATAGGATGACAACATGCAAGGCAGGGTTGGGTTGTGTGAAACAAGAAGATGGCCATGTGCATGAGGTTAATTAAAGTTTACCACATGGGCCTCCACTAGACAATTCGTCTCTTCCACTCTTTTTTACCTTATCAAAAGCAGCGTTCTACCTTTTTTCATGGAAGGTGAGACCGTAATGAATTCCCCCCCTTT
This DNA window, taken from Triticum aestivum cultivar Chinese Spring chromosome 1D, IWGSC CS RefSeq v2.1, whole genome shotgun sequence, encodes the following:
- the LOC123182053 gene encoding uncharacterized protein translates to MLPRSQMAIQLTLLLISCSLYSMYSSSSFSTSSSLALLVLVISTCLSLLFSNLRQLMKTSSHKTSMEVVAHQEKSTVPQDGVSEDSPVDSAGSLSGSSDCQVSEEGTDEVSVSDDDDDESLIEISLVDGYYVGQEEQCLWKKEQDLLAGFLPEFVLDRRDFIDILSEISEEENMIEIDIARGSIKCANFGVKA